From the Paraflavitalea soli genome, the window CATATTGCATGGCTATCTTGCTCACATCTCCGCCGGGACGCACAATAAGATCATATTTCAGGCGGCCGTATTCGGAGTAGTAGCGAATATCGATATTGGGATAAATGTCTTTGTACACGATGGCCTGGTACACGGGTACATCGGTAGCCCATTGGGAGGGATCGTTGCCTATGAAATAACTGGTATGTGTGGGTATTGGTTTATCTGGTACTACTATACTGTTCTCATTAGCGCCTGCAAACTTTACCCGGTAAGCATGTGAGCGAATGACCGCGGGTGCAGGGGGTGGGGTAGCAGGCTGTCCGTGCGGTCCCCTGTCGGGTCTTCTTAACCGGGTATTACCGGTTGCATTACGCTGATCCCCTTCATGGTTACCTTCAAAGAAACTATTCAGGTCGTCTCCATTATGTTGTACTACGGTAAACCCATTTTGCTGAAGGAAGAAAGCGCCGGTAGACAAGGTGCTTTTGAACCGCACTTGCTTTTCCCACTGGCCTTTATTTTCGGTGAATTCAAAAGAGGAAGCTCCACTCTGTGCAGTTAGTCGCAGGGCGGCAAGGAGGATAGGAATGAATATGAGCTTTTTCCTGTTCAATGGCATGCTTTAATGGTTGCATAATAGAGATCAGGCGGTGGTGCTAAACACCAGCCATTATGCTATACCCTGGACTAAACGCTGTATTCTTCTGTATTCTAAATTCTGTATTCTGTATTCTGTATTCTGAATTCTTGCTGCTAAAACGTTGGACACAGGGACTGCCTTTTGTCTCCATTGTATTCATCATAAAAGCCCCTGTTCATCAAAGCAAATTCATAAGCGCCCCGGCTGTTATTGTATTGTTTCAGAGAGGAGGTAGTTGCATCGTAAGTGAATGTAAGCCGTATATTTTTGTATTCAAAACCGATCATGGGAACAAAGGCGTCGCCCGGCCGGTAATACAAACCGCCCAGTACCTGCATTTCCCCCCCTTCGCCGGATAAGTTGTATTGTACATTGGCGCCGGCCACCAGTTCATTGGATTTGGCCTGCAGGCTATAATAGGCCATCGGATTCAGGATCACCTCATCCGTTACCTTCAGGCTGGCATTGACAAAGGCATTGTAACGGGGCGATATGCGCGAATCATAACCCGCCGGATCGGAACTGAAGAACGATTCCCGGGGCCTGTTGATATGCCAGGCACTTACGCCTCCGTTCAGGTATATTTTGTCGGTAGGGAAGTAAGCATAGTTCAGGCCCACCTGTACATCGAAATAATTGATATTGGTAGCTTCCGGTATACCATCCGATGGGAAGTTGGAATCGAAGAACTTGCCGTCAAACTGGTCAGGGAATTTCAGGGCGCTGGTATTAATCCGTTTATTGGACCAGCCTACATTGAACCCTGCCGATAGCAGGTGTGAGATACCGATCATCTGGTGATAAGCTGCAGAGGCATACACTTTGGTAGAGGTAAGCTGGCTGGAGCCGGCTACATCACGTAAGATCACACCGCCCAATCCCAGCCAGCCGCTTTCAATGCGGTTGCGGAATACCTGGGCGTCGCCCCAGATGCTATAAGTTTTATATGGTACCGACATGACATTGGACCACTGGTTGCGGTAATTGGCGCCTATGCGGTAGTCGGCATCAGGAATAAAGCCCGTATTGGCCGGATTGGTGGTAAGCGGGGAGTTGAACCATTGGGAAAAATGCAGATCCTGTCCTGCCGATCGGTTGCTAACCAGCAGCCCGCACAGCAAAAACACGAAAGATGTTCTGATGCAATATGACATGGTACCGGCAGAATCGCCTGTAGTTTCCTGGTTCATCCCACTTTGCTCACACATAGTCATTTTTTTAATGTTACAGTTGCAGTATCCCCTTTGCAATTGCTCTTTATAAATATACGTTTATTGCCACTGTTCCGGTTGGCTGAAATGGATCATTTCGGACAACTATTATAAACCAGTGCCGTGACGAGTGGCCAATAACCAATAATTAACGAATCAGCGTTATATCGCCTGTTTTTCGCAATGGTTTTCCATCTGTAAATACCACATCCAGCGTATACGTGTATACGTCCATTGGTTGTATTTTACCCTGGTAGGTGCCATCCCAGCCGGTATTGCGGTTGGTAGTCTCAAATACCTTTTGCCCCCAGCGGTTATAAATGCGCCAGGTCATTTTCACAATGCCAAATCCGACCACTTTCACAATACTGCTTTTATTGCCCCTGCCCGGTGTAAAGGCATTCGGCACATCCAGCAGCGGATCGATCAATGATTCTACTGTACGGCGGGCGGTATCAGAGCAGCCAGCCGCATTATACGTGATCAGCAGGGCTGTATACGTACCGGTAGCATTGTATTGGTGCTGTACATTTTCCATGGTTCTGGTGGAAGTAGAATCCCCGTCACCAAAGAACCAATGGTATAAGTTGCCTCCTATAGACTG encodes:
- a CDS encoding PorP/SprF family type IX secretion system membrane protein, whose protein sequence is MCEQSGMNQETTGDSAGTMSYCIRTSFVFLLCGLLVSNRSAGQDLHFSQWFNSPLTTNPANTGFIPDADYRIGANYRNQWSNVMSVPYKTYSIWGDAQVFRNRIESGWLGLGGVILRDVAGSSQLTSTKVYASAAYHQMIGISHLLSAGFNVGWSNKRINTSALKFPDQFDGKFFDSNFPSDGIPEATNINYFDVQVGLNYAYFPTDKIYLNGGVSAWHINRPRESFFSSDPAGYDSRISPRYNAFVNASLKVTDEVILNPMAYYSLQAKSNELVAGANVQYNLSGEGGEMQVLGGLYYRPGDAFVPMIGFEYKNIRLTFTYDATTSSLKQYNNSRGAYEFALMNRGFYDEYNGDKRQSLCPTF